One segment of Deltaproteobacteria bacterium DNA contains the following:
- a CDS encoding electron transfer flavoprotein subunit beta/FixA family protein has product MKTLVTVKRVPDPETTIRVKPDGSGIVTDNIKYVINPFDEIAIEEALRIKEKHGPGEVVLVSIGGKSVSEQLRTGLAMGADRAILVLCEQALDSLAVAKLLAKLVEKENPELVLMGKQAIDDDSNQAGQMLAALLEWPQGTFASKIEFGADQKSATVTREVDGGLETIGFSLPAIITADLRLNEPRYASLPGIMKARKKEIKEIPVGDLGADITPRLKIVKMEPPKKKEGGKKVETVRALLDLLHTEAKVI; this is encoded by the coding sequence GTGAAAACACTCGTGACGGTCAAACGGGTCCCCGACCCGGAGACCACGATCCGGGTTAAACCTGACGGGTCCGGCATTGTCACCGACAATATCAAATACGTCATTAATCCGTTCGATGAAATCGCTATTGAAGAGGCGCTGCGCATCAAAGAGAAACACGGCCCAGGCGAAGTGGTGCTCGTCAGCATCGGCGGCAAGTCGGTCTCCGAACAGCTCCGTACCGGCCTAGCCATGGGGGCGGATCGCGCCATTCTCGTCCTGTGCGAGCAGGCACTCGATTCTCTTGCCGTCGCGAAGCTGCTCGCCAAGCTCGTGGAAAAAGAAAACCCCGAATTGGTGCTGATGGGCAAGCAAGCGATCGACGACGACTCCAACCAAGCCGGGCAGATGCTCGCTGCGTTGCTTGAGTGGCCGCAAGGCACCTTCGCCTCGAAGATCGAATTCGGGGCAGACCAAAAATCCGCGACCGTGACTCGCGAGGTCGACGGCGGTCTGGAAACCATTGGGTTCTCGCTCCCCGCTATTATTACTGCCGATCTCCGTCTCAACGAGCCGCGCTACGCTTCGCTTCCCGGCATCATGAAAGCCAGGAAAAAAGAGATCAAAGAAATCCCGGTCGGCGACCTCGGTGCCGACATTACCCCACGACTCAAGATCGTGAAGATGGAGCCGCCGAAGAAGAAAGAAGGCGGAAAGAAGGTCGAAACCGTTCGAGCCCTGCTCGATCTCCTCCATACCGAGGCGAAAGTCATTTAA